The Gemmatimonadota bacterium genomic sequence CGAAAATGGTCCTTTATACGTATTAGCCAAGAAACTCTCGCTAATTCTCGAAGGAAAAAAACTTTTATGATGGCAAGATGGGTTTTGAGCATCAACCAGGCGCGACTCAAGACAGCGTTGAGGGTCCTGAATCCGGTCGTTCGCTCCGGGGATGGCTGGATTCGACCTGCACCAGCCGGTCTTCCTGCAACACGTACCCGCTTAGCTGTCCGCCATAGATACATCCCGAATCCAGGCCGATCACGTAGGGCGAGCCGTCGCCCCGGCGCTTGATCACGAGGCCGCCGGGTGCGTCGTGGCCGAATATGACCAGTTTGCCGGATGGATCGTACGCGTCGTGCCAACGGGGTCCCACGATGCCGTCCACGGGCGGCCAGGTCCGGATGACGAGGAACTCCTCCGTGGTCGTGCCGTGAAAGCCTTTTTCGGGATTGATGCCCGCGTGGACCAGCAGGAATGCGTGTTCGTCGATCCAGAGTGGAAGGGATTCCAGCCAGGGGATCAGGGTGTCGGCGCAAGGGGCGAGGGCTTCCAGGGTCTGAAGGGTATTGGGACTCCGCGTGGGAACCGCGGCGCCGGACA encodes the following:
- a CDS encoding metallophosphoesterase, whose translation is MRTLFIGDIHGCAREFEQLLSKLAFQRDTDLLYLTGDAFSRGPDPVDVWKLIKDTGARMVLGNHDYRLADRLRRHLSGAAVPTRSPNTLQTLEALAPCADTLIPWLESLPLWIDEHAFLLVHAGINPEKGFHGTTTEEFLVIRTWPPVDGIVGPRWHDAYDPSGKLVIFGHDAPGGLVIKRRGDGSPYVIGLDSGCIYGGQLSGYVLQEDRLVQVESSHPRSERPDSGPSTLS